AAAAGGATCAAAATTATCACCGCTAAGGTCCAAATGGAAGCTCAGCTAAATGACACGGAAACGGCCAAATCCATCTGGGAAAAGCTGCCGATCAAGGGAAAAGTAAACACCTGGGGAGAAGAGATTTATTTTGAAATTCCCGTCTACAAAGGGCCTGAAAACCCTGTCGAAACCGTCGAGGAAGGCGACCTGGCCTACTGGCCGAGCGGCCGTTGCTTTTGTATCTTTTTTGGGAAAACCCCCGTCTCTACA
The sequence above is a segment of the Calderihabitans maritimus genome. Coding sequences within it:
- a CDS encoding cyclophilin-like fold protein translates to KRIKIITAKVQMEAQLNDTETAKSIWEKLPIKGKVNTWGEEIYFEIPVYKGPENPVETVEEGDLAYWPSGRCFCIFFGKTPVST